A region from the Peromyscus maniculatus bairdii isolate BWxNUB_F1_BW_parent chromosome 5, HU_Pman_BW_mat_3.1, whole genome shotgun sequence genome encodes:
- the Lrrc36 gene encoding leucine-rich repeat-containing protein 36 isoform X1: MAEQWDLDEEGLRRLGALTLEQPELVESLSLQGSYAGKIHSIGDAFRNFKNLRSLDLSRNLITSLKGIQYLCSLQDLNLYYNNIPSLVEVSRLQPLPFLKELDLRLNPVVRKDTDYRLFAVYTLQTLEKLDDRTVRESERKAAKLHFSQLGNSENFLLEVEKSSREKTMKTCVADEGSASKVNPEGDTRIETDSNKGLFIPFPNREIKDSLTSTSATQGNGTPAQKLDVFPLGTQMQEATRRETSDTHKEDGLEFRHYLPHRSTVRSPEKMSRDGYRVSFLDTKSSGSSPEKDLIPKPDTYSCTHDVSLGKRLEVGDSSQILPYQLPSDVGLDYYDNHYSQTLSLHGSLVKKPQKIKNYREYSIKPSNDIKATSSHSCGDLLTSLSNPDSSTGRLLKLSSDLYATTHFNSEPALLTGVEQQLSSSLSDFAPAPGSFPSNRVLGNSLQTLLLPPGTPENREIPTKRSLSGGVKWKDNVLANLNLKCGFQEATGIEAQPLSSDLGSLRGLPDNHSPPISARTPHVATVLRQLLELVDKHWSGSGSLLLNKKFLGPARDLLLSLVVPAPAQQWHRSQLEDKAGKAFHWRESELKEAGLLVPNDVENLKQKLVKVLEENLILSEKIQQLEGGAATSVVSGHPSQTHDDLLRKNQQLTIQVACLNQELTQLKRLEETVALLHESQRSLVVTNEYLLQQLNKEHKGYSGKSLLPPEKSHPLGRSSPFGKGTLSSSSPTAHDTGQYLIQSVSEAAPEPSLWS; this comes from the exons ggcaTCCAGTATTTGTGTTCACTCCAGGATCTGAACTTATATTACAACAACATTCCTTCATTAGTGGAGGTGTCCCGACTtcaacccttgcccttcctcAAAGAACTAGATTTGAGACTCAATCCTGTTGTAAGGAAAGATACAGATTATAGGCTTTTCGCTGTGTACACGCTGCAAACTCTGGAAAAACTAG ATGACCGAACCGTGCGTGAGAGCGAGAGGAAAGCTGCCAAGCTGCATTTCAGTCAGTTGGGCAAcagtgaaaattttcttttagagGTGGAAAAgag CTCTAGGGAGAAGACAATGAAAACCTGTGTGGCAGATGAAGGCTCTGCATCAAAAGTCAATCCTGAGGGCGACACCAGGATCGAAACAG ACTCAAACAAAGGACTTTTTATTCCCTTCCCCAATCGGGAAATAAAGGATTCTCTAACCAGTACTTCTGCAACCCAGGGCAATGGCACACCAGCTCAGAAATTAGATGTTTTTCCACTGGGGACACAG aTGCAGGAAGCAACAAGAAGGGAGACAAGTGACACCCACAAGGAAGATG GATTAGAATTCAGACATTACTTGCCTCATCGGTCCACAGTCCGATCTCCAGAGAAGATGAGTAGAGATGGATACCGAGTATCTTTTTTAGACACTAAGTCTTCAGGCTCTTCTCCAGAAAAAGACTTGATACCAAAACCTGACACATATTCATGTACCCATGATGTCTCACTGGGTAAACGCCTGGAAGTGGGTGATTCTAGCCAGATCCTTCCCTATCAATTACCTTCAGATGTTGGTCTGGACTATTATGATAATCATTATTCTCAAACCCTTTCCCTGCACGGAAGTCTTGTCAAAAAGCCGCAAAAAATCAAGAACTACCGAGAATATAGCATAAAGCCTTCAAATGACATAAAGGCCACCTCATCTCATTCCTGTGGAGACCTACTAACTTCTCTGTCAAACCCCGACTCCAGCACAGGAAGGCTTTTGAAGCTTAGTTCAG ATCTGTATGCCACAACCCATTTCAACAGTGAGCCTGCCCTGCTGACCGGTGTAGAGCAACAGTTATCCAGCAGTCTCAGTGATTTTGCACCAGCACCTGGTTCTTTCCCAAGCAACCGGGTCCTAGGAAACTCTCTGCAGACACTGCTGTTGCCTCCTGGGACTCCAGAAAACAGAGAGATTCCAACTAAGAGGTCATTAAGCGGCGGAGTCAAGTGGAAGGACAATGTTCTTGCCAACCTGAATCTGAAGTGTGGTTTCCAAGAAGCTACAGGCATCGAGGCGCAA cCTCTCTCTAGTGACCTGGGCAGTTTGCGTGGTTTACCGGACAACCATAGTCCCCCGATCTCTGCCAGAACCCCCCACGTGGCCACTGTCCTCAGACAGCTCCTGGAGCTGGTCGACAAGCACTGGAGTGGCTCTGGCTCTCTCCTCCTCAACAAGAAGTTTCTTG GTCCTGCCAGAGATTTGCTTCTGTCTTTGGTTGTGCCTGCACCTGCTCAGCAGTGGCATCGCTCACAGCTCGAAGACAAGGCAGGGAAAGCCTTCCACTGGAGGGAGAGTGAACTGAAGGAAGCAGGGCTGCTGGTTCCTAACGACGTG GAAAATTTGAAGCAAAAATTGGTCAAAGTGCTGGAGGAAAACCTTATTTTGTCAGAAAAAATTCAGCAGTTGGAGGGAGGTGCTGCCACCTCAGTTGTGAGTGGGCACCCATCTCAAACACACG ATGATCTTCTGCGCAAAAACCAACAGCTGACCATACAGGTGGCCTGCCTGAACCAGGAGCTGACTCAGCTGAAAAGGCTGGAGGAGACAGTTGCTCTTCTCCACGAGAGTCAGAG ATCCCTGGTGGTAACTAATGAGTATCTGCTGCAGCAGCTGAATAAAGAGCACAAAGGCTATTCCGGGAAATCGCTCCTGCCTCCCGAGAAAAGTCATCCTTTGGGGAGATCGTCACCCTTTGGGAAAGGCACGCTGTCTTCCTCCTCACCAACGGCACACGACACGGGTCAGTATCTAATACAGAGTGTCTCAGAAGCTGCCCCCGAGCCTAGCTTGTGGAGCTAG
- the Lrrc36 gene encoding leucine-rich repeat-containing protein 36 isoform X4, with amino-acid sequence MAEQWDLDEEGLRRLGALTLEQPELVESLSLQGSYAGKIHSIGDAFRNFKNLRSLDLSRNLITSLKGIQYLCSLQDLNLYYNNIPSLVEVSRLQPLPFLKELDLRLNPVVRKDTDYRLFAVYTLQTLEKLDDRTVRESERKAAKLHFSQLGNSENFLLEVEKSSREKTMKTCVADEGSASKVNPEGDTRIETDSNKGLFIPFPNREIKDSLTSTSATQGNGTPAQKLDVFPLGTQMQEATRRETSDTHKEDEFRHYLPHRSTVRSPEKMSRDGYRVSFLDTKSSGSSPEKDLIPKPDTYSCTHDVSLGKRLEVGDSSQILPYQLPSDVGLDYYDNHYSQTLSLHGSLVKKPQKIKNYREYSIKPSNDIKATSSHSCGDLLTSLSNPDSSTGRLLKLSSDLYATTHFNSEPALLTGVEQQLSSSLSDFAPAPGSFPSNRVLGNSLQTLLLPPGTPENREIPTKRSLSGGVKWKDNVLANLNLKCGFQEATGIEAQPLSSDLGSLRGLPDNHSPPISARTPHVATVLRQLLELVDKHWSGSGSLLLNKKFLGPARDLLLSLVVPAPAQQWHRSQLEDKAGKAFHWRESELKEAGLLVPNDVENLKQKLVKVLEENLILSEKIQQLEGGAATSVVSGHPSQTHDDLLRKNQQLTIQVACLNQELTQLKRLEETVALLHESQSSHFRPDWPLLCCCDFMTAFSPGPQIPGGN; translated from the exons ggcaTCCAGTATTTGTGTTCACTCCAGGATCTGAACTTATATTACAACAACATTCCTTCATTAGTGGAGGTGTCCCGACTtcaacccttgcccttcctcAAAGAACTAGATTTGAGACTCAATCCTGTTGTAAGGAAAGATACAGATTATAGGCTTTTCGCTGTGTACACGCTGCAAACTCTGGAAAAACTAG ATGACCGAACCGTGCGTGAGAGCGAGAGGAAAGCTGCCAAGCTGCATTTCAGTCAGTTGGGCAAcagtgaaaattttcttttagagGTGGAAAAgag CTCTAGGGAGAAGACAATGAAAACCTGTGTGGCAGATGAAGGCTCTGCATCAAAAGTCAATCCTGAGGGCGACACCAGGATCGAAACAG ACTCAAACAAAGGACTTTTTATTCCCTTCCCCAATCGGGAAATAAAGGATTCTCTAACCAGTACTTCTGCAACCCAGGGCAATGGCACACCAGCTCAGAAATTAGATGTTTTTCCACTGGGGACACAG aTGCAGGAAGCAACAAGAAGGGAGACAAGTGACACCCACAAGGAAGATG AATTCAGACATTACTTGCCTCATCGGTCCACAGTCCGATCTCCAGAGAAGATGAGTAGAGATGGATACCGAGTATCTTTTTTAGACACTAAGTCTTCAGGCTCTTCTCCAGAAAAAGACTTGATACCAAAACCTGACACATATTCATGTACCCATGATGTCTCACTGGGTAAACGCCTGGAAGTGGGTGATTCTAGCCAGATCCTTCCCTATCAATTACCTTCAGATGTTGGTCTGGACTATTATGATAATCATTATTCTCAAACCCTTTCCCTGCACGGAAGTCTTGTCAAAAAGCCGCAAAAAATCAAGAACTACCGAGAATATAGCATAAAGCCTTCAAATGACATAAAGGCCACCTCATCTCATTCCTGTGGAGACCTACTAACTTCTCTGTCAAACCCCGACTCCAGCACAGGAAGGCTTTTGAAGCTTAGTTCAG ATCTGTATGCCACAACCCATTTCAACAGTGAGCCTGCCCTGCTGACCGGTGTAGAGCAACAGTTATCCAGCAGTCTCAGTGATTTTGCACCAGCACCTGGTTCTTTCCCAAGCAACCGGGTCCTAGGAAACTCTCTGCAGACACTGCTGTTGCCTCCTGGGACTCCAGAAAACAGAGAGATTCCAACTAAGAGGTCATTAAGCGGCGGAGTCAAGTGGAAGGACAATGTTCTTGCCAACCTGAATCTGAAGTGTGGTTTCCAAGAAGCTACAGGCATCGAGGCGCAA cCTCTCTCTAGTGACCTGGGCAGTTTGCGTGGTTTACCGGACAACCATAGTCCCCCGATCTCTGCCAGAACCCCCCACGTGGCCACTGTCCTCAGACAGCTCCTGGAGCTGGTCGACAAGCACTGGAGTGGCTCTGGCTCTCTCCTCCTCAACAAGAAGTTTCTTG GTCCTGCCAGAGATTTGCTTCTGTCTTTGGTTGTGCCTGCACCTGCTCAGCAGTGGCATCGCTCACAGCTCGAAGACAAGGCAGGGAAAGCCTTCCACTGGAGGGAGAGTGAACTGAAGGAAGCAGGGCTGCTGGTTCCTAACGACGTG GAAAATTTGAAGCAAAAATTGGTCAAAGTGCTGGAGGAAAACCTTATTTTGTCAGAAAAAATTCAGCAGTTGGAGGGAGGTGCTGCCACCTCAGTTGTGAGTGGGCACCCATCTCAAACACACG ATGATCTTCTGCGCAAAAACCAACAGCTGACCATACAGGTGGCCTGCCTGAACCAGGAGCTGACTCAGCTGAAAAGGCTGGAGGAGACAGTTGCTCTTCTCCACGAGAGTCAGAG TAGCCATTTCAGACCTGACTGGCCTCTGCTTTGCTGTTGTGATTTCATGACTGCCTTTTCCCCTGGGCCTCAGATCCCTGGTGGTAACTAA
- the Lrrc36 gene encoding leucine-rich repeat-containing protein 36 isoform X3: protein MAEQWDLDEEGLRRLGALTLEQPELVESLSLQGSYAGKIHSIGDAFRNFKNLRSLDLSRNLITSLKGIQYLCSLQDLNLYYNNIPSLVEVSRLQPLPFLKELDLRLNPVVRKDTDYRLFAVYTLQTLEKLDDRTVRESERKAAKLHFSQLGNSENFLLEVEKSSREKTMKTCVADEGSASKVNPEGDTRIETDSNKGLFIPFPNREIKDSLTSTSATQGNGTPAQKLDVFPLGTQMQEATRRETSDTHKEDGLEFRHYLPHRSTVRSPEKMSRDGYRVSFLDTKSSGSSPEKDLIPKPDTYSCTHDVSLGKRLEVGDSSQILPYQLPSDVGLDYYDNHYSQTLSLHGSLVKKPQKIKNYREYSIKPSNDIKATSSHSCGDLLTSLSNPDSSTGRLLKLSSDLYATTHFNSEPALLTGVEQQLSSSLSDFAPAPGSFPSNRVLGNSLQTLLLPPGTPENREIPTKRSLSGGVKWKDNVLANLNLKCGFQEATGIEAQPLSSDLGSLRGLPDNHSPPISARTPHVATVLRQLLELVDKHWSGSGSLLLNKKFLGPARDLLLSLVVPAPAQQWHRSQLEDKAGKAFHWRESELKEAGLLVPNDVENLKQKLVKVLEENLILSEKIQQLEGGAATSVVSGHPSQTHDDLLRKNQQLTIQVACLNQELTQLKRLEETVALLHESQSSHFRPDWPLLCCCDFMTAFSPGPQIPGGN, encoded by the exons ggcaTCCAGTATTTGTGTTCACTCCAGGATCTGAACTTATATTACAACAACATTCCTTCATTAGTGGAGGTGTCCCGACTtcaacccttgcccttcctcAAAGAACTAGATTTGAGACTCAATCCTGTTGTAAGGAAAGATACAGATTATAGGCTTTTCGCTGTGTACACGCTGCAAACTCTGGAAAAACTAG ATGACCGAACCGTGCGTGAGAGCGAGAGGAAAGCTGCCAAGCTGCATTTCAGTCAGTTGGGCAAcagtgaaaattttcttttagagGTGGAAAAgag CTCTAGGGAGAAGACAATGAAAACCTGTGTGGCAGATGAAGGCTCTGCATCAAAAGTCAATCCTGAGGGCGACACCAGGATCGAAACAG ACTCAAACAAAGGACTTTTTATTCCCTTCCCCAATCGGGAAATAAAGGATTCTCTAACCAGTACTTCTGCAACCCAGGGCAATGGCACACCAGCTCAGAAATTAGATGTTTTTCCACTGGGGACACAG aTGCAGGAAGCAACAAGAAGGGAGACAAGTGACACCCACAAGGAAGATG GATTAGAATTCAGACATTACTTGCCTCATCGGTCCACAGTCCGATCTCCAGAGAAGATGAGTAGAGATGGATACCGAGTATCTTTTTTAGACACTAAGTCTTCAGGCTCTTCTCCAGAAAAAGACTTGATACCAAAACCTGACACATATTCATGTACCCATGATGTCTCACTGGGTAAACGCCTGGAAGTGGGTGATTCTAGCCAGATCCTTCCCTATCAATTACCTTCAGATGTTGGTCTGGACTATTATGATAATCATTATTCTCAAACCCTTTCCCTGCACGGAAGTCTTGTCAAAAAGCCGCAAAAAATCAAGAACTACCGAGAATATAGCATAAAGCCTTCAAATGACATAAAGGCCACCTCATCTCATTCCTGTGGAGACCTACTAACTTCTCTGTCAAACCCCGACTCCAGCACAGGAAGGCTTTTGAAGCTTAGTTCAG ATCTGTATGCCACAACCCATTTCAACAGTGAGCCTGCCCTGCTGACCGGTGTAGAGCAACAGTTATCCAGCAGTCTCAGTGATTTTGCACCAGCACCTGGTTCTTTCCCAAGCAACCGGGTCCTAGGAAACTCTCTGCAGACACTGCTGTTGCCTCCTGGGACTCCAGAAAACAGAGAGATTCCAACTAAGAGGTCATTAAGCGGCGGAGTCAAGTGGAAGGACAATGTTCTTGCCAACCTGAATCTGAAGTGTGGTTTCCAAGAAGCTACAGGCATCGAGGCGCAA cCTCTCTCTAGTGACCTGGGCAGTTTGCGTGGTTTACCGGACAACCATAGTCCCCCGATCTCTGCCAGAACCCCCCACGTGGCCACTGTCCTCAGACAGCTCCTGGAGCTGGTCGACAAGCACTGGAGTGGCTCTGGCTCTCTCCTCCTCAACAAGAAGTTTCTTG GTCCTGCCAGAGATTTGCTTCTGTCTTTGGTTGTGCCTGCACCTGCTCAGCAGTGGCATCGCTCACAGCTCGAAGACAAGGCAGGGAAAGCCTTCCACTGGAGGGAGAGTGAACTGAAGGAAGCAGGGCTGCTGGTTCCTAACGACGTG GAAAATTTGAAGCAAAAATTGGTCAAAGTGCTGGAGGAAAACCTTATTTTGTCAGAAAAAATTCAGCAGTTGGAGGGAGGTGCTGCCACCTCAGTTGTGAGTGGGCACCCATCTCAAACACACG ATGATCTTCTGCGCAAAAACCAACAGCTGACCATACAGGTGGCCTGCCTGAACCAGGAGCTGACTCAGCTGAAAAGGCTGGAGGAGACAGTTGCTCTTCTCCACGAGAGTCAGAG TAGCCATTTCAGACCTGACTGGCCTCTGCTTTGCTGTTGTGATTTCATGACTGCCTTTTCCCCTGGGCCTCAGATCCCTGGTGGTAACTAA
- the Tppp3 gene encoding tubulin polymerization-promoting protein family member 3 codes for MASSTDVAGLEESFRKFAIHGDPKASGQEMNGKNWAKLCKDCKVADGKAVTGTDVDIVFSKVKAKSARVINYEEFKKALEELATKRFKGKSKEEAFDAICQLVAGKEPANLGVTKAKTGGAVDRLTDTSKYTGSHKERFDESGKGKGIAGRQDILDDSGYVSAYKNAGTYDAKVKK; via the exons ATGGCGTCGAGCACTGATGTAGCTGGGCTGGAGGAGAGTTTCCGGAAGTTTGCCATCCATGGCGACCCCAAGGCCAGTGGGCAAGAGATGAACGGCAAGAACTGGGCCAAGCTGTGCAAGGACTGTAAGGTGGCTGACGGGAAGGCCGTAACGGGTACAGATGTTGACATCGTCTTCTCCAAAGTCAA GGCGAAGTCGGCTAGAGTAATCAACTATGAGGAGTTCAAGAAAGCCCTGGAAGAGCTGGCAACCAAGCGGTTCAAGGGGAAGAGCAAGGAAGAGGCCTTCGATGCCATCTGCCAGCTGGTAGCAGGCAAGGAACCAGCCAATCTGGGTGTCACT aaagcaaaaacagGTGGTGCTGTGGACCGGCTGACTGACACCAGTAAGTATACAGGTTCCCACAAAGAACGCTTCGACGAGAGCGGCAAGGGCAAGGGCATTGCTGGGCGGCAGGACATCCTGGACGACAGTGGGTACGTGAGCGCCTACAAGAACGCCGGCACCTACGATGCCAAGGTGAAGAAGTGA
- the Lrrc36 gene encoding leucine-rich repeat-containing protein 36 isoform X2 produces MAEQWDLDEEGLRRLGALTLEQPELVESLSLQGSYAGKIHSIGDAFRNFKNLRSLDLSRNLITSLKGIQYLCSLQDLNLYYNNIPSLVEVSRLQPLPFLKELDLRLNPVVRKDTDYRLFAVYTLQTLEKLDDRTVRESERKAAKLHFSQLGNSENFLLEVEKSSREKTMKTCVADEGSASKVNPEGDTRIETDSNKGLFIPFPNREIKDSLTSTSATQGNGTPAQKLDVFPLGTQMQEATRRETSDTHKEDEFRHYLPHRSTVRSPEKMSRDGYRVSFLDTKSSGSSPEKDLIPKPDTYSCTHDVSLGKRLEVGDSSQILPYQLPSDVGLDYYDNHYSQTLSLHGSLVKKPQKIKNYREYSIKPSNDIKATSSHSCGDLLTSLSNPDSSTGRLLKLSSDLYATTHFNSEPALLTGVEQQLSSSLSDFAPAPGSFPSNRVLGNSLQTLLLPPGTPENREIPTKRSLSGGVKWKDNVLANLNLKCGFQEATGIEAQPLSSDLGSLRGLPDNHSPPISARTPHVATVLRQLLELVDKHWSGSGSLLLNKKFLGPARDLLLSLVVPAPAQQWHRSQLEDKAGKAFHWRESELKEAGLLVPNDVENLKQKLVKVLEENLILSEKIQQLEGGAATSVVSGHPSQTHDDLLRKNQQLTIQVACLNQELTQLKRLEETVALLHESQRSLVVTNEYLLQQLNKEHKGYSGKSLLPPEKSHPLGRSSPFGKGTLSSSSPTAHDTGQYLIQSVSEAAPEPSLWS; encoded by the exons ggcaTCCAGTATTTGTGTTCACTCCAGGATCTGAACTTATATTACAACAACATTCCTTCATTAGTGGAGGTGTCCCGACTtcaacccttgcccttcctcAAAGAACTAGATTTGAGACTCAATCCTGTTGTAAGGAAAGATACAGATTATAGGCTTTTCGCTGTGTACACGCTGCAAACTCTGGAAAAACTAG ATGACCGAACCGTGCGTGAGAGCGAGAGGAAAGCTGCCAAGCTGCATTTCAGTCAGTTGGGCAAcagtgaaaattttcttttagagGTGGAAAAgag CTCTAGGGAGAAGACAATGAAAACCTGTGTGGCAGATGAAGGCTCTGCATCAAAAGTCAATCCTGAGGGCGACACCAGGATCGAAACAG ACTCAAACAAAGGACTTTTTATTCCCTTCCCCAATCGGGAAATAAAGGATTCTCTAACCAGTACTTCTGCAACCCAGGGCAATGGCACACCAGCTCAGAAATTAGATGTTTTTCCACTGGGGACACAG aTGCAGGAAGCAACAAGAAGGGAGACAAGTGACACCCACAAGGAAGATG AATTCAGACATTACTTGCCTCATCGGTCCACAGTCCGATCTCCAGAGAAGATGAGTAGAGATGGATACCGAGTATCTTTTTTAGACACTAAGTCTTCAGGCTCTTCTCCAGAAAAAGACTTGATACCAAAACCTGACACATATTCATGTACCCATGATGTCTCACTGGGTAAACGCCTGGAAGTGGGTGATTCTAGCCAGATCCTTCCCTATCAATTACCTTCAGATGTTGGTCTGGACTATTATGATAATCATTATTCTCAAACCCTTTCCCTGCACGGAAGTCTTGTCAAAAAGCCGCAAAAAATCAAGAACTACCGAGAATATAGCATAAAGCCTTCAAATGACATAAAGGCCACCTCATCTCATTCCTGTGGAGACCTACTAACTTCTCTGTCAAACCCCGACTCCAGCACAGGAAGGCTTTTGAAGCTTAGTTCAG ATCTGTATGCCACAACCCATTTCAACAGTGAGCCTGCCCTGCTGACCGGTGTAGAGCAACAGTTATCCAGCAGTCTCAGTGATTTTGCACCAGCACCTGGTTCTTTCCCAAGCAACCGGGTCCTAGGAAACTCTCTGCAGACACTGCTGTTGCCTCCTGGGACTCCAGAAAACAGAGAGATTCCAACTAAGAGGTCATTAAGCGGCGGAGTCAAGTGGAAGGACAATGTTCTTGCCAACCTGAATCTGAAGTGTGGTTTCCAAGAAGCTACAGGCATCGAGGCGCAA cCTCTCTCTAGTGACCTGGGCAGTTTGCGTGGTTTACCGGACAACCATAGTCCCCCGATCTCTGCCAGAACCCCCCACGTGGCCACTGTCCTCAGACAGCTCCTGGAGCTGGTCGACAAGCACTGGAGTGGCTCTGGCTCTCTCCTCCTCAACAAGAAGTTTCTTG GTCCTGCCAGAGATTTGCTTCTGTCTTTGGTTGTGCCTGCACCTGCTCAGCAGTGGCATCGCTCACAGCTCGAAGACAAGGCAGGGAAAGCCTTCCACTGGAGGGAGAGTGAACTGAAGGAAGCAGGGCTGCTGGTTCCTAACGACGTG GAAAATTTGAAGCAAAAATTGGTCAAAGTGCTGGAGGAAAACCTTATTTTGTCAGAAAAAATTCAGCAGTTGGAGGGAGGTGCTGCCACCTCAGTTGTGAGTGGGCACCCATCTCAAACACACG ATGATCTTCTGCGCAAAAACCAACAGCTGACCATACAGGTGGCCTGCCTGAACCAGGAGCTGACTCAGCTGAAAAGGCTGGAGGAGACAGTTGCTCTTCTCCACGAGAGTCAGAG ATCCCTGGTGGTAACTAATGAGTATCTGCTGCAGCAGCTGAATAAAGAGCACAAAGGCTATTCCGGGAAATCGCTCCTGCCTCCCGAGAAAAGTCATCCTTTGGGGAGATCGTCACCCTTTGGGAAAGGCACGCTGTCTTCCTCCTCACCAACGGCACACGACACGGGTCAGTATCTAATACAGAGTGTCTCAGAAGCTGCCCCCGAGCCTAGCTTGTGGAGCTAG